One genomic segment of Paenibacillus xylanexedens includes these proteins:
- a CDS encoding SDR family oxidoreductase, with the protein MNISKQVAIVSGANRGLGKELALELLARGTKVYAGARNPESIDLPGAIPLQLDITDPQSVMAAAEVASDVTLLINNAGSATGASLLTGELNDIHLEFNTHVFGTHSMIRAFAPVIEKNGGGSILNILSALSWLSLGNSGAYSAAKSAQWGITNALRLELAPKNVSVAGLHVAFMDTDMTAGIDAPKTNPTDIAKIAIDSIEADLYEIIADDTSRNVQQGLAGGVAALYPQLFQK; encoded by the coding sequence ATGAATATTTCCAAACAAGTTGCTATTGTAAGTGGGGCTAATCGAGGGTTGGGCAAGGAACTTGCTCTTGAACTGCTGGCGAGGGGAACCAAAGTGTATGCTGGCGCGCGAAACCCTGAATCCATTGATCTGCCGGGGGCAATTCCACTGCAACTCGATATTACGGATCCACAATCTGTCATGGCTGCAGCTGAGGTAGCTAGTGATGTAACCCTTCTAATTAATAATGCTGGTTCCGCTACGGGTGCTTCTCTGCTCACAGGTGAGCTGAACGATATTCACTTGGAGTTCAATACACATGTATTCGGTACGCATTCAATGATTCGTGCGTTTGCACCGGTAATAGAGAAGAATGGGGGCGGTTCGATACTGAATATCCTGTCCGCTCTATCCTGGCTCAGCCTTGGTAACTCAGGTGCATATTCAGCTGCAAAATCCGCTCAGTGGGGAATTACGAATGCATTACGTCTGGAATTAGCCCCTAAGAACGTTAGTGTTGCCGGATTGCACGTGGCGTTCATGGATACGGATATGACTGCAGGTATCGACGCACCAAAAACGAACCCAACGGATATTGCCAAAATTGCAATAGATTCCATCGAAGCGGATCTCTACGAGATTATTGCTGATGATACCAGTCGGAATGTACAACAGGGTCTTGCTGGTGGTGTTGCTGCCCTTTACCCGCAATTGTTTCAAAAATAG
- a CDS encoding sensor histidine kinase has protein sequence MAKLIHKATQFSLQTKVFLTFLALLLFVLGCFIVYVNVIVVRPLKLKTEQDTLVTATKVREQVDLYVEQQNQMSQRILSSKNIFAAMDKSSSAHSNYERLKQIRIIKDIMFQAIGPSMNIKDMSIYDNHGVLLTSYLGSGNPPAILNTMMESSQVGRDWTESGFVLLRQGDTISFVRTINDQNGKVYGYLSIQMEQAYIQNLTEGITAGDVYILNEQGEQMTGSEEGATFTNWTKPASDEGLDVDKDDNYITHSTSPSTGWITYIITPKKSVLGSIHSVQTMSILLITALMLVSFVYIFLSTRNLLLPIRKLRGQIWRMNYSNMNLKVDETPKNNDLLLLNEAFQDLMERLQQSIDREKSALHEEVKARNSALQAQIAPHFIHNVLYLISIASQEGKTKVVSDMCKHLSDSLRYIVSSPYAHVTLAEELQHTRHYLSLVQQKYEEDLEWDICADELANAIRLPRLVIQPFVENCIEHAFANTTPPWRIQITVKQYNGLWALEIKDNGEGFPPDKIQEILANIQASGSGMNQTSVGGTALGNMGIINSVNRLKLMYNNRLFINIFNNHAEEQHGATIQIIGSLTKDFY, from the coding sequence ATGGCAAAGCTCATACATAAGGCAACTCAATTCAGTTTGCAGACGAAGGTGTTTTTGACGTTTCTGGCTCTGCTTTTGTTTGTGCTGGGCTGTTTTATCGTGTATGTGAATGTGATCGTTGTCCGACCGCTCAAACTGAAAACAGAGCAGGATACGCTCGTTACAGCTACGAAGGTAAGAGAGCAAGTTGATCTCTACGTAGAACAACAGAACCAGATGTCACAGCGAATATTATCCAGCAAAAATATATTTGCAGCCATGGACAAGAGCTCCTCAGCGCATAGTAATTATGAAAGGCTGAAACAGATTCGGATCATCAAAGACATTATGTTTCAGGCCATCGGGCCGAGTATGAATATTAAGGACATGTCCATCTACGACAATCACGGGGTTCTCCTGACATCATATTTGGGTTCGGGCAATCCTCCCGCAATCCTGAACACCATGATGGAGAGTAGTCAGGTCGGACGAGATTGGACGGAAAGTGGTTTTGTTCTGCTGCGTCAAGGCGATACGATCTCCTTTGTGCGCACGATCAATGATCAGAACGGCAAGGTGTACGGTTATCTTAGCATCCAGATGGAACAGGCCTATATACAGAACCTAACGGAGGGCATTACCGCTGGCGATGTCTATATTCTGAATGAACAAGGGGAGCAGATGACGGGCTCGGAAGAGGGTGCGACATTTACCAATTGGACAAAGCCTGCATCAGACGAGGGACTGGATGTGGACAAAGACGACAATTATATCACGCATTCCACTTCACCCAGTACAGGCTGGATCACGTATATCATAACGCCCAAAAAATCTGTTCTTGGCTCGATCCATTCGGTTCAGACGATGTCCATTCTGCTGATTACAGCACTGATGCTGGTTTCGTTTGTGTATATCTTCTTGTCGACACGTAACCTGCTGCTGCCTATCCGCAAGCTACGCGGTCAGATCTGGCGCATGAACTACAGCAATATGAATCTGAAAGTGGATGAAACGCCGAAGAATAACGATCTCTTATTGCTGAATGAAGCCTTTCAGGATCTGATGGAGAGGCTGCAGCAATCCATTGACCGGGAAAAATCGGCGCTTCATGAAGAAGTAAAGGCGCGTAATTCGGCGCTGCAAGCCCAGATTGCACCTCATTTTATTCATAATGTTCTATACCTGATCAGTATTGCCTCCCAAGAGGGAAAGACCAAAGTTGTATCGGATATGTGCAAACATCTTTCGGACAGTCTGCGTTATATTGTCTCTTCACCATACGCGCATGTGACTTTGGCTGAGGAGCTTCAACATACGAGACATTATCTGTCCCTTGTACAACAAAAGTACGAAGAGGATCTGGAGTGGGACATCTGTGCTGACGAGCTGGCGAACGCTATCCGGTTGCCGCGGTTGGTCATTCAGCCGTTTGTGGAAAACTGCATTGAACATGCCTTTGCCAACACCACGCCGCCTTGGCGTATCCAGATTACCGTGAAGCAATATAACGGATTATGGGCTTTGGAGATCAAAGATAATGGAGAGGGCTTTCCACCGGATAAGATCCAGGAGATTTTAGCCAATATTCAGGCATCGGGTTCTGGAATGAACCAGACTTCCGTTGGTGGAACAGCCCTTGGTAACATGGGGATTATCAATAGCGTCAATCGACTCAAACTAATGTATAACAACAGGCTCTTCATTAATATATTTAACAATCATGCGGAAGAGCAACATGGAGCAACAATTCAAATCATCGGCTCACTGACAAAGGATTTTTACTAA
- a CDS encoding gamma-glutamyl-gamma-aminobutyrate hydrolase family protein: MKKPMIGVLPLYDTDKKSYWMLPEYMNAIEGAGGIPIMLPLTTDTEIIATLADEFDGFLFTGGHDLNPELYHEHAEVTCGELCIERDMMESMLLQKVIELDKPAFGICRGLQLFNVILGGTLYQDIPTSLQLHVNKFVNHKQSPPYTNLVHNVHIEKNNILYDILLTDTIKVNSYHHQGIKMLSDKLTAVAVAEDGLIESVVMPNRSFVLAVQWHPEYSYKVDDYSQKLFAAFVNASQSARYNIHIEDITA, from the coding sequence ATGAAAAAGCCGATGATCGGTGTTCTGCCTTTGTACGACACAGACAAAAAAAGTTACTGGATGCTTCCAGAATATATGAACGCGATAGAAGGAGCAGGTGGGATTCCAATTATGCTGCCTTTGACAACGGATACCGAGATCATAGCAACGCTGGCTGATGAGTTCGATGGGTTCCTGTTCACCGGGGGACATGATCTCAATCCTGAGCTGTATCATGAGCATGCAGAGGTTACCTGTGGAGAGTTGTGTATTGAGCGCGATATGATGGAGTCGATGTTATTACAAAAGGTAATTGAGCTTGATAAGCCTGCCTTTGGCATATGCCGTGGACTACAGCTATTTAACGTTATTTTGGGTGGAACGTTGTATCAAGACATTCCGACTAGTCTTCAACTTCATGTGAACAAGTTCGTTAATCATAAGCAAAGTCCGCCGTATACGAATCTTGTACATAATGTACATATTGAGAAAAATAATATCCTATACGATATTTTGCTAACAGATACGATAAAAGTGAACAGTTATCACCATCAGGGAATCAAAATGTTATCGGATAAGTTAACTGCCGTGGCTGTCGCTGAAGATGGACTCATCGAATCCGTGGTCATGCCGAACCGTTCATTTGTTTTGGCTGTGCAATGGCATCCAGAGTACAGCTATAAAGTAGATGACTATAGTCAAAAGTTATTTGCAGCGTTTGTTAATGCTTCTCAATCCGCACGATATAATATCCATATTGAAGACATCACCGCATAA
- a CDS encoding ABC transporter substrate-binding protein, whose translation MKTIKRKKAISIILASLLSVSLTACGSGGTDSGTAAGGDSKSGKVTLELAISKSSQDSAFIQQDILDAFEKQTNIRVNLQLIPAEQTTTVLQTKLAVDETPDIIQYNLASAVTDLNLERNFEILDNEPWASRIVNKDVLSSGGHLYSFHVSQDTGMQGVVYNKQIFEELGLSLPTNYEEFLAICEKIKASGITPVFMPYKDAWAANIWPAAAFADFVAKNEPTFFDELNSNKKKWSDIPEFKTFLEQQYEIYTKGYTNTDVLSDSYDMAVGKFLNKEVAMMFMGDWLIEGVAEQDPNMELGVFPIPSLDNASLGASPLGGQLFIPKKSKHLDEAKQFLDYIASKDVAQQIVDSKGYVSNFSDVTTPELPAYKQDIVDNYITPKKTVLTTDAYMLVDRSELYRLLQDQFAGGLSPEEVLKSWDEKFSQLMQDKGVEGF comes from the coding sequence TTGAAAACAATAAAAAGAAAAAAGGCGATTTCCATTATTCTGGCCAGTTTATTATCGGTCTCGTTAACGGCTTGTGGATCAGGAGGTACGGATTCCGGCACAGCTGCTGGCGGGGACAGCAAGAGTGGCAAAGTTACATTGGAGCTGGCCATCTCTAAAAGTTCTCAGGACTCTGCCTTCATCCAGCAGGACATTCTTGATGCATTCGAAAAACAAACGAACATTCGCGTTAATTTGCAGCTGATTCCAGCGGAACAAACGACAACTGTACTGCAAACCAAACTGGCTGTAGATGAAACGCCTGATATTATTCAGTACAATCTGGCGAGCGCAGTCACAGACCTGAACCTTGAACGTAACTTCGAGATTCTGGATAACGAGCCTTGGGCAAGCAGAATTGTGAACAAAGACGTCCTCTCTTCTGGTGGCCATCTCTACAGCTTCCATGTCAGCCAAGATACGGGGATGCAAGGGGTCGTTTATAACAAACAAATCTTTGAAGAACTCGGGTTGTCGCTTCCAACCAACTACGAAGAATTCCTGGCGATCTGTGAAAAAATCAAAGCAAGTGGCATTACACCTGTATTCATGCCTTACAAAGATGCCTGGGCTGCCAACATCTGGCCTGCTGCAGCTTTTGCCGATTTTGTAGCTAAAAATGAACCGACTTTTTTTGATGAGTTGAACAGCAACAAGAAAAAATGGTCTGATATCCCGGAATTCAAAACATTCCTGGAGCAACAATACGAGATTTACACCAAAGGGTATACCAACACGGATGTGCTTAGTGACAGCTATGACATGGCCGTAGGTAAATTCCTGAACAAGGAAGTTGCCATGATGTTTATGGGCGATTGGTTAATTGAAGGCGTTGCCGAGCAAGATCCAAATATGGAACTGGGCGTATTCCCGATTCCATCGTTGGATAATGCCAGTCTGGGCGCAAGTCCACTGGGCGGACAACTGTTCATTCCGAAGAAATCCAAACATCTGGATGAAGCCAAACAGTTCCTAGACTATATCGCTTCCAAGGATGTCGCACAACAGATCGTCGATTCCAAAGGATATGTATCCAATTTCAGTGACGTCACAACACCGGAATTGCCAGCTTACAAGCAGGATATTGTAGACAACTATATTACGCCGAAGAAAACCGTGCTGACAACGGATGCTTATATGCTGGTTGATCGCAGCGAACTGTACCGATTGTTGCAGGATCAATTTGCAGGTGGATTGTCACCGGAAGAAGTACTGAAATCCTGGGATGAGAAGTTCAGTCAGCTGATGCAGGATAAAGGTGTAGAAGGTTTCTAA
- a CDS encoding response regulator transcription factor, translating into MYNVMIVEDSKPILRNIKMLLETLNFPIRVAATATNGEEALAALKQEPIDLLLTDIRMPKMDGLSLIEQAKLANPDLKVILISGYSDFEYTRKALNLQVFDYLLKPVEREALEEVMGRVIDQLDQQMSKELLDLQEIIHPQCETTPKQGEEFPPLFSQMLIIMSKQPFTTGHERWVQVDLEGIVQDFFTFHACRVYTSQTPYQFVAFVNKSALEVYSSVHECLESLRRHLVAHDIDAIIGGQLLFAESGNLPELYHRMSSILSEQQRLKQGLALDTGNPVSMARSETGCLDPVQESAFVQMIQARQKERFALKLSELLNRWAEENVHMTEVERFIGLIVDTFAHLYEEQGSGMRLGLELRSRQFAHAQSYSDFCRELTEWTGQCFDMLQSHVRKSKAILFEQIDDYVKLNKYSPLSINDIAMKFHVSPSYVSRVIKNATQITFVQYYTQLRIQEACRLMESQPDMKFKEVSDLLSFSDQHYFSKVFKEYTGLSPTDYKQQMSGIKTQS; encoded by the coding sequence ATGTATAACGTTATGATCGTTGAGGATAGCAAACCGATATTACGTAATATTAAAATGCTCCTGGAAACGCTCAACTTCCCGATTCGTGTAGCGGCTACGGCAACGAATGGAGAGGAAGCCTTGGCAGCGTTAAAGCAGGAACCGATTGATCTGCTGTTGACAGATATTCGAATGCCAAAAATGGATGGCCTGTCCCTGATTGAGCAAGCCAAGCTTGCCAACCCGGATCTGAAGGTCATTCTAATTAGTGGGTACAGCGATTTTGAATACACAAGAAAAGCATTGAACCTGCAAGTGTTTGACTATTTGTTAAAACCTGTCGAGCGAGAGGCGCTTGAAGAAGTCATGGGTCGGGTAATTGACCAACTTGATCAACAGATGTCCAAGGAACTGCTGGATTTGCAGGAAATCATTCATCCTCAATGTGAGACTACGCCGAAACAGGGGGAGGAGTTTCCGCCTTTATTCAGCCAGATGTTGATCATTATGAGCAAACAGCCTTTTACCACAGGGCATGAACGATGGGTACAGGTGGATCTTGAGGGTATAGTGCAGGATTTTTTTACATTCCATGCTTGTCGTGTGTACACCAGTCAAACCCCATATCAATTTGTTGCTTTTGTTAACAAGAGTGCACTTGAGGTGTACTCTTCCGTACATGAATGTCTTGAATCGTTGCGACGGCATTTGGTTGCGCATGACATCGATGCGATCATTGGAGGACAACTTCTATTCGCTGAGTCTGGTAATCTGCCGGAGCTCTATCACCGCATGTCGTCCATTTTGTCTGAGCAGCAACGGTTGAAACAAGGATTAGCGCTGGATACCGGGAATCCGGTGTCGATGGCCAGATCAGAGACAGGCTGTCTGGATCCCGTGCAGGAATCTGCTTTTGTACAGATGATACAGGCTCGGCAGAAAGAACGGTTTGCTCTTAAGTTATCTGAATTGCTGAATCGATGGGCAGAGGAAAATGTACATATGACCGAGGTGGAGCGGTTTATTGGATTGATTGTAGACACGTTTGCTCATCTGTACGAGGAACAGGGGTCGGGCATGAGATTGGGTCTGGAGCTTCGGTCAAGACAATTCGCCCATGCACAGTCCTATTCCGATTTTTGTCGGGAACTGACGGAATGGACGGGACAGTGCTTTGATATGCTGCAATCCCACGTTCGAAAAAGTAAAGCGATCCTGTTCGAACAGATTGACGATTACGTAAAACTAAATAAATACTCTCCATTGTCTATCAACGACATTGCCATGAAGTTTCACGTTAGCCCGTCGTATGTCAGCAGAGTGATCAAAAATGCAACGCAAATTACGTTTGTTCAGTATTATACCCAGCTTCGCATTCAGGAAGCCTGCAGACTGATGGAAAGTCAACCGGACATGAAGTTTAAGGAAGTTTCCGATTTGCTGTCGTTTAGCGATCAGCACTATTTCTCGAAGGTGTTCAAAGAGTATACGGGACTAAGTCCTACCGATTATAAACAACAGATGTCTGGTATAAAGACCCAATCATAG
- a CDS encoding carbohydrate ABC transporter permease has protein sequence MKRTKNLYSYYMIFPALIIYSIFFVVPALAAFYYSFTDWRLDRLELKFIGWDNFEKIFSDKTLILALKNTAIFAIVTVVGKNVIGLLLAVGLNMRLRTKNLLRAIFYSPSILSILVISILFTPMLRTEGTINNLLESVGLHSLSQAWLTNPSIVIWTIAIVSIWQSAGFQMAIYLAGLQSISQEYYEAAKIDGASSWRSFFKITLPLLLPAININLMLTLIGGLKVFSEVYVMTGGGPGNASQVVGTIILRSFGEGNWGLGTAVNTLLFVVVTIIAIPLLIFMRRKEVTE, from the coding sequence ATGAAAAGGACTAAAAATCTGTACTCGTATTACATGATATTTCCCGCACTGATTATCTACTCCATCTTTTTCGTTGTGCCTGCTCTCGCCGCTTTCTATTATTCATTCACGGATTGGCGGCTGGATCGGCTGGAGCTGAAGTTCATCGGGTGGGATAATTTCGAGAAAATTTTCTCGGACAAAACGCTTATTCTGGCGCTGAAAAACACGGCAATATTTGCGATTGTCACCGTCGTTGGCAAAAATGTCATCGGCCTATTGCTGGCCGTAGGACTTAACATGCGACTAAGAACAAAGAACCTGCTACGCGCGATCTTCTACTCCCCTTCTATTCTCAGCATCCTTGTGATCAGCATTCTGTTCACTCCCATGTTGCGTACCGAAGGTACAATCAACAATTTGTTGGAATCCGTAGGATTACATTCGTTAAGCCAAGCTTGGCTTACTAACCCATCGATTGTGATCTGGACGATTGCCATCGTCTCGATCTGGCAGAGTGCCGGGTTCCAGATGGCCATCTATCTGGCGGGCCTGCAGTCCATTTCTCAAGAGTATTACGAGGCAGCCAAGATTGATGGCGCAAGTTCGTGGAGAAGTTTTTTCAAGATCACACTACCACTCTTGCTGCCCGCGATTAACATTAACCTGATGCTGACATTGATCGGTGGACTCAAAGTATTCTCCGAAGTATATGTCATGACCGGTGGTGGCCCGGGTAACGCTTCCCAGGTCGTAGGTACGATCATTCTGCGATCTTTCGGCGAAGGCAACTGGGGACTTGGTACCGCGGTCAACACACTTCTGTTCGTGGTCGTTACCATTATTGCTATACCGCTATTGATCTTCATGCGGCGTAAGGAGGTTACGGAATAA
- a CDS encoding carbohydrate ABC transporter permease — protein MGYTRKLAIRNYIVEGFLILASLIVLLPLVILIFGSFKTSAEVLSFSLSFPETWQFSNYVRVFQEGGLSRAFFNSILITGVSSIINIVASSAAAFILARRETKLSGTIYMYFFMGLIAPMSIITTIRVVQGLGFYGSITSVILIYAALNTAFSVFLYSGFIKTIPRALDEVAFLEGASVFGVFFRIVTPLILPVNATVAIMVFMSVWNDITIPVYFLTDSSTWTMPLSIYNFYGKYSRDWNLIFANLVLTSLPVFILYLFGQKYIVSGLTAGAVKG, from the coding sequence ATGGGCTATACACGCAAACTCGCCATCCGCAACTATATCGTGGAAGGTTTCCTGATTCTGGCCTCTCTTATCGTTCTGTTGCCGCTTGTCATTCTGATCTTTGGTTCATTCAAAACCAGTGCCGAAGTGCTTAGCTTCTCCCTGAGTTTTCCGGAAACATGGCAGTTCTCGAACTATGTTCGTGTCTTCCAGGAAGGCGGTCTGTCGCGAGCGTTCTTCAACAGCATTTTGATTACTGGCGTATCTTCCATCATTAATATCGTTGCCTCTTCGGCAGCGGCATTCATTCTGGCACGTCGGGAAACCAAACTATCCGGCACGATCTACATGTATTTCTTCATGGGACTGATTGCGCCAATGTCGATTATTACGACCATACGTGTTGTACAGGGATTGGGATTCTACGGCAGCATCACAAGTGTCATCCTGATCTACGCCGCGTTAAATACGGCTTTCAGTGTATTCTTGTATAGTGGATTTATCAAAACCATTCCACGAGCGCTGGACGAAGTGGCATTTCTGGAAGGAGCAAGTGTGTTCGGGGTGTTCTTCCGCATCGTCACACCGCTCATCCTGCCCGTTAACGCAACGGTAGCGATCATGGTGTTCATGTCCGTCTGGAATGACATCACGATTCCGGTGTACTTCCTGACAGACAGCTCCACATGGACGATGCCACTATCGATCTACAATTTCTACGGCAAATACAGCCGGGACTGGAACCTAATCTTCGCCAATCTTGTGCTCACTTCGCTGCCTGTATTCATCCTGTATCTATTTGGGCAAAAGTATATTGTCAGCGGCCTTACTGCCGGTGCAGTTAAAGGTTAA
- a CDS encoding methyl-accepting chemotaxis protein: MSTRLIAAFLAVLIIPTALIGYFSYHSAKDQVQQKMTEPINTILTMTGQHINNLIGEKAALLSYIDSMYGSTPSQANNETVQVGIDQLADTYPDLLAITVGSDQGGVISSPAIEDVTYDPRSTTWYTNGMSNNGSLFFSSIMTDPVSGKIYVEISKALSNQQGVASIKLDLERLANEISYVDVGGNGSLIVVDSNRTIAAWSGAIVKGGGGELGGALIEGIPVHPNTASSSDEPMAFSQFVRTDLAYDLEVYNGVNALTGWNVIALMGHEDFIAAAKPIMVSSLTVIAISVLIAVVIIFFILRSFIVPMQKLRKATRSVSEGNLSERVNLKTENEFGILANDFDQMTSSLQSVVAELHQTSSLLSHSSQMIQESTEQTTQSVQHVAETMQQTAESAIVGAENSEQTANAVEEMARGISTIAESASAIVDSAEETERAVANGGKTINQVGEQMEHILGAVEETSALINELSSLSAEANRMNEAIADISRQTNLLSLNASIEASRAGEHGKGFAVVAGEVRTLSMQSKQSADDIGATIGKMLDLIAKSTSLMNDKVRNQVGEGMRISQEASATISNIEQYTTHIVDQIQDISAVSEQLSASTEEVSATVAAMSHISKVSADSAQTTSAAAQQQMAAMQEISASSAQLSKTAENMQELVRRFKL, encoded by the coding sequence ATGAGTACTAGACTCATTGCAGCTTTCCTTGCGGTGCTTATTATTCCCACTGCACTTATCGGTTATTTCTCGTATCATAGTGCCAAAGATCAAGTGCAACAAAAAATGACAGAGCCCATCAATACCATATTAACGATGACAGGACAGCATATTAACAATCTGATAGGGGAAAAAGCAGCATTATTGAGTTATATAGACAGTATGTATGGCTCCACTCCCAGTCAGGCGAACAACGAAACAGTACAAGTAGGAATCGACCAATTAGCTGATACATATCCTGATCTTCTTGCCATCACTGTGGGCAGCGACCAAGGTGGTGTTATATCATCTCCAGCAATAGAAGATGTAACATATGATCCACGCAGCACAACATGGTACACCAATGGTATGAGTAACAATGGATCACTCTTTTTTTCGAGTATTATGACAGATCCGGTATCCGGGAAGATTTATGTAGAAATTTCAAAGGCTCTTTCAAATCAACAAGGTGTAGCAAGTATTAAACTTGATCTGGAGCGATTAGCAAACGAAATATCTTATGTGGATGTAGGAGGTAATGGGAGCCTCATTGTGGTTGACTCCAATCGAACCATCGCAGCTTGGTCTGGTGCCATTGTAAAGGGTGGGGGAGGAGAGCTCGGCGGAGCACTGATCGAGGGAATTCCAGTCCATCCAAATACGGCTTCAAGTTCCGATGAACCGATGGCATTTTCCCAATTTGTTAGAACGGATCTGGCGTATGATCTGGAGGTTTATAACGGTGTTAATGCTTTGACGGGTTGGAATGTCATTGCTCTGATGGGGCATGAAGACTTTATTGCCGCTGCGAAGCCTATTATGGTATCCAGTCTAACCGTCATTGCTATCTCTGTATTGATTGCCGTTGTAATTATTTTCTTCATTCTGCGATCTTTTATCGTACCTATGCAAAAACTGCGAAAGGCCACCCGTAGCGTAAGCGAAGGGAATCTGTCTGAACGGGTGAATCTGAAAACCGAAAACGAATTTGGTATATTGGCAAATGATTTTGATCAAATGACCAGTTCCCTTCAATCGGTGGTTGCTGAACTTCATCAGACATCATCGTTGTTGAGCCACTCTTCCCAAATGATTCAGGAAAGTACAGAACAAACCACCCAATCGGTTCAACATGTGGCTGAAACCATGCAACAGACTGCGGAATCAGCTATCGTTGGGGCGGAGAATTCGGAACAAACCGCGAATGCCGTAGAAGAGATGGCGAGAGGCATCAGTACAATTGCAGAATCTGCGAGTGCGATTGTGGATTCGGCTGAAGAGACGGAGCGCGCTGTTGCTAATGGTGGGAAAACGATAAATCAGGTCGGAGAACAAATGGAACATATTCTCGGAGCTGTTGAAGAAACTTCGGCATTGATTAATGAGCTGTCCAGTCTGTCTGCCGAAGCCAATCGAATGAATGAAGCGATTGCGGATATCTCTCGGCAAACCAACCTACTATCACTGAATGCCTCTATTGAAGCATCAAGAGCAGGAGAACACGGAAAAGGTTTTGCTGTCGTTGCTGGTGAGGTGCGCACGTTATCGATGCAATCCAAACAGAGTGCGGACGACATTGGCGCTACCATTGGCAAAATGCTCGACTTGATTGCCAAATCCACATCTCTTATGAATGATAAAGTTCGCAATCAAGTCGGTGAAGGAATGCGGATTAGCCAAGAAGCTTCTGCAACCATATCGAACATTGAACAATATACAACGCATATCGTGGATCAAATTCAGGATATTTCCGCTGTCTCCGAACAGTTGTCAGCCAGTACGGAAGAAGTTTCGGCTACAGTTGCCGCGATGAGTCATATCTCTAAAGTGTCGGCTGACAGTGCTCAGACAACTTCAGCAGCAGCCCAACAGCAAATGGCGGCAATGCAGGAGATATCGGCATCATCTGCACAGCTCTCCAAAACAGCTGAGAACATGCAAGAATTGGTTCGCCGGTTTAAGCTCTAG